Proteins co-encoded in one Streptococcus ruminicola genomic window:
- a CDS encoding DUF4059 family protein, which yields MFLEIFSLYIQGLLLSIISVFLVGVFWNFWRARRKYDKTAKERQAFLYDILMISIMVIPVLSFAFMAILLMFKA from the coding sequence ATGTTTTTAGAAATTTTTAGTCTCTATATTCAGGGATTACTTTTATCAATTATCAGTGTTTTTTTAGTTGGTGTTTTTTGGAATTTTTGGCGAGCTAGACGCAAATATGATAAAACAGCCAAAGAACGCCAAGCTTTTTTGTATGATATTTTGATGATATCTATTATGGTCATTCCAGTTCTTTCTTTTGCTTTTATGGCCATTTTATTGATGTTTAAAGCATAA
- the trxB gene encoding thioredoxin-disulfide reductase, which produces MYDTLIIGSGPAGMTAGLYAARANLKVGIIEQGAPGGQMNNTSEIENYPGYDHISGPELSMKMHAPLEKFGVENIYGIVKSIEDAGDVKRVITEDATYEAKTIILATGAKNRALGVAGEEEYTSRGVSYCAVCDGAFFRNQDLLVVGGGDSAVEEAGYLTQFAKSVTIIHRRDELRAQKILQDRAFANEKINFIWDSVVKEIKGNDIKVSGVVVENVKTGEISEHDFGGIFIYVGVDPVSKMVEGLGITDEAGWVIADDHMKTAIPGIFAVGDVRKKELRQITTAVGDGAIAGQGVYQYIENMK; this is translated from the coding sequence ATGTACGATACATTAATTATTGGTTCAGGTCCTGCAGGGATGACTGCTGGTCTTTATGCCGCACGTGCTAACCTTAAAGTTGGTATTATTGAACAAGGTGCTCCTGGTGGGCAAATGAATAATACATCAGAAATTGAAAACTACCCAGGTTACGATCACATTTCTGGACCAGAATTGTCAATGAAAATGCACGCACCGCTTGAAAAATTTGGTGTGGAAAATATTTATGGTATCGTCAAAAGCATTGAAGATGCTGGCGATGTTAAGCGCGTCATCACTGAAGATGCTACTTATGAAGCTAAGACAATTATTTTGGCGACTGGTGCTAAAAACCGTGCCCTTGGCGTAGCTGGTGAAGAAGAGTACACAAGCCGTGGGGTGTCATACTGTGCAGTTTGTGATGGAGCATTCTTCCGTAACCAAGATTTATTAGTTGTCGGTGGTGGTGACTCAGCTGTTGAAGAAGCTGGTTATTTAACACAATTTGCAAAATCAGTAACCATTATTCATCGTCGCGATGAATTGCGCGCGCAAAAGATTTTGCAAGACCGTGCCTTTGCTAACGAGAAAATCAATTTCATCTGGGATTCCGTTGTTAAAGAAATCAAAGGAAATGATATCAAGGTTTCAGGTGTTGTTGTAGAAAATGTTAAAACTGGTGAAATCAGTGAACATGATTTTGGTGGTATTTTCATCTACGTTGGTGTTGACCCAGTTTCAAAAATGGTTGAAGGACTTGGTATTACAGATGAAGCTGGTTGGGTTATCGCAGATGACCACATGAAGACAGCTATTCCAGGTATCTTTGCCGTTGGTGACGTGCGTAAGAAAGAACTTCGACAAATCACAACAGCAGTTGGTGATGGCGCTATTGCTGGACAAGGTGTTTATCAATATATTGAAAATATGAAATAA
- the recU gene encoding Holliday junction resolvase RecU → MVNYPHHLIRKQAAPASRKNTKSTINFANRGMSFEAAINETNNYYLSRDIAVVHKKPTPIQIVKVDYPKRSRAKIVEAYFRQASTTDYSGVYKGRYIDFEAKETRQKTSMPLKNFHAHQIEHMKHVLKQDGICFVLLHFSTLKETYFLPASALVDFYQINLGTKSMPLDYIRKNGYMVTTSSLPQVPYLDIIDQKILGGDHN, encoded by the coding sequence ATGGTTAATTACCCTCATCATCTTATTCGAAAACAAGCAGCCCCAGCTTCTAGGAAGAACACAAAATCAACGATTAACTTTGCTAATCGTGGGATGAGTTTTGAAGCAGCAATCAATGAAACTAATAATTACTACTTATCTCGTGATATTGCTGTCGTTCACAAAAAACCAACCCCAATTCAAATTGTAAAAGTTGATTATCCCAAAAGAAGCCGTGCCAAAATTGTAGAAGCTTACTTTCGCCAAGCATCCACGACCGATTATTCTGGTGTCTACAAAGGACGCTACATTGACTTTGAAGCGAAAGAAACGCGACAAAAGACTTCCATGCCCTTAAAAAACTTCCACGCTCACCAGATTGAGCACATGAAACATGTCTTAAAGCAAGACGGCATCTGCTTTGTACTACTTCACTTTTCGACACTTAAGGAAACTTATTTCTTACCCGCTAGTGCTCTAGTAGACTTTTACCAAATCAACCTCGGCACCAAATCCATGCCACTTGATTATATCAGAAAAAATGGGTATATGGTGACAACAAGTTCACTCCCTCAAGTTCCTTATTTGGACATTATCGATCAAAAAATATTAGGCGGTGATCACAATTAA
- the pbp1a gene encoding penicillin-binding protein PBP1A has product MITIKKKTTKHRRTSNPASKATALKVLKYGLITMMSLVVAGFLIGGSIFAFYVSSTPKLTAAKLSSTNSSLIYDTNGTLIADLGSEKRESVSANSIPLNLVNAVTSIEDKRFFKHRGIDVYRILGAALNNFTSSSTQGGSTLDQQLIKLAYFSTSESDQTLKRKAQEAWLALQMERKYTKEEILTFYINKVYMGNGNYGMLTAAKSYYGKDLKDLSIAQLALLAGIPQAPSQYDPYTNPEAAQNRRDTVLAEMYEDGNITKSEYDTARATPVTDGLQTLTESTSYEPYLDNYIKEVIQEVSDKTGQDIYSAGLKVYTNVDTEAQKYLWDIYNTDSYVYYPDTDLQVASTVVDVSTGKVIAQLGSRNQDTTVSLGTNQAVLTDRDWGSTMKPITDYAPAIENGVYTSTAAVTSDSKYYWPGTSTQIYNWDRQYYGNMTIQTAIQQSRNVPAVRALESVGLNKAKSFLEGLGIYYPQLYYSNAISSSTSDSSQKYGASSEKMAAAYAAFANGGIYYEPQYVNKIEFNDGTSKSFSASGSRAMKETTAYLMTSMMKTVLTYGTGTRAALPGIYQAGKTGTSNYSDDELAEIEESTGIYNSAVGTMAPDEMFVGYTPQYSMAVWTGYKNRMTPIYGNGLNVAADVYKAMQSYLNEKYGSGSEDFEVPKGVYTSGGYAYLSGSSNYTYSPSSSSVYSNIYGSSSSSSEEASSSQSSSEDTSSTEANSESSESTDAKSSTESNE; this is encoded by the coding sequence GTGATCACAATTAAAAAGAAAACAACAAAACACAGACGAACAAGCAATCCTGCATCTAAAGCAACTGCTCTTAAGGTGCTAAAATACGGTTTAATCACTATGATGTCTTTGGTTGTTGCTGGTTTTCTAATTGGTGGCTCAATCTTTGCATTCTATGTTAGCAGCACACCAAAACTAACAGCAGCTAAATTATCATCAACTAACTCAAGTCTGATTTATGATACCAACGGAACCTTAATTGCTGACTTGGGTTCTGAAAAACGTGAGAGCGTATCAGCTAACAGCATTCCATTGAACTTGGTTAATGCAGTGACTTCTATCGAAGATAAACGTTTCTTCAAACACCGTGGTATCGATGTTTACCGTATCCTCGGAGCAGCGCTAAATAACTTTACAAGTTCTAGCACACAAGGTGGTTCAACACTTGACCAACAGTTAATCAAATTGGCTTACTTCTCAACAAGTGAATCTGACCAAACCTTGAAACGTAAAGCTCAAGAAGCTTGGCTAGCTCTTCAAATGGAACGTAAGTATACCAAAGAAGAAATTCTTACCTTCTACATTAACAAAGTGTACATGGGTAACGGTAACTATGGTATGCTAACAGCAGCTAAATCTTACTACGGTAAAGATTTGAAGGATTTGTCTATTGCACAGTTGGCTTTACTTGCTGGTATTCCTCAAGCACCAAGTCAATATGACCCTTACACAAATCCAGAAGCTGCTCAAAACCGTCGTGACACTGTTCTTGCTGAAATGTATGAAGATGGTAACATTACAAAATCTGAATACGATACAGCTCGTGCTACTCCAGTCACAGATGGTCTGCAAACACTAACTGAATCAACAAGTTATGAACCTTATCTTGATAACTACATCAAAGAAGTTATTCAAGAAGTAAGCGACAAAACTGGTCAAGATATCTACTCAGCTGGTTTGAAGGTTTACACAAACGTTGATACAGAAGCTCAAAAATACCTCTGGGATATCTACAACACAGACTCTTATGTCTATTACCCAGATACAGACTTACAAGTTGCCTCAACTGTTGTTGACGTAAGCACTGGTAAAGTTATTGCTCAACTTGGTTCACGTAACCAAGATACAACCGTTTCACTCGGAACTAACCAAGCCGTTCTAACTGACCGTGACTGGGGTTCTACAATGAAACCAATCACAGACTATGCTCCAGCGATTGAAAATGGTGTCTACACAAGTACTGCTGCTGTCACTAGCGATAGCAAATACTACTGGCCAGGCACTTCAACTCAAATTTATAACTGGGACCGTCAATACTACGGCAACATGACCATTCAAACCGCTATCCAACAATCACGTAACGTACCAGCGGTTAGAGCCCTTGAATCCGTCGGCTTAAATAAAGCTAAATCATTCTTGGAAGGTCTTGGCATTTACTACCCACAACTTTACTACTCAAATGCTATCTCAAGTTCAACAAGTGATTCTAGCCAAAAATACGGTGCAAGTAGTGAAAAAATGGCTGCTGCCTATGCCGCATTTGCTAACGGTGGAATCTACTACGAACCACAATATGTCAACAAAATCGAATTCAACGATGGTACAAGTAAATCATTTAGCGCATCTGGTAGCCGTGCAATGAAAGAAACAACAGCTTACTTGATGACTTCAATGATGAAAACTGTTTTGACATACGGTACTGGTACGAGAGCTGCTCTCCCAGGTATCTACCAAGCTGGTAAAACAGGTACATCAAACTACTCAGACGATGAACTTGCTGAAATCGAAGAATCAACAGGCATTTACAATAGTGCTGTCGGAACAATGGCTCCTGATGAAATGTTTGTCGGATACACACCACAGTACTCAATGGCTGTTTGGACAGGTTACAAAAACCGTATGACACCAATTTACGGTAACGGTCTAAACGTTGCAGCTGATGTTTACAAAGCTATGCAAAGTTACCTCAACGAAAAATACGGTAGCGGAAGCGAAGACTTTGAGGTTCCTAAAGGTGTTTACACAAGTGGCGGTTATGCTTACCTAAGTGGCTCAAGTAATTACACTTATTCACCATCATCAAGCTCAGTCTACAGCAACATCTATGGTTCAAGCTCAAGCTCTTCTGAAGAAGCTTCATCTAGTCAATCATCTAGCGAAGATACTTCATCAACAGAAGCTAACTCAGAAAGCAGTGAATCTACTGATGCTAAAAGCAGCACTGAAAGTAACGAATAA
- the nadE gene encoding ammonia-dependent NAD(+) synthetase, protein MTLQEKIIAELGVKPSIDAKEEIRVSVDFLKDYMKKHSFLKSYVLGISGGQDSSLAGRLAQIAMEELRAETGDDSYKFIAVRLPYGVQADEEDAQRALKFIKPDVSIAVNIKEAVDGQVHELEKAGIDVSDFNKGNIKARQRMITQYAVAGANSGAVIGTDHAAENITGFFTKFGDGGADVIPLYRLNKRQGKQLLAELGADPAIYEKIPTADLEENRPGIADEVALGVTYNDIDDYLEGKTVSAEAQAKIENWWNKTEHKRHLPITVFDDFWK, encoded by the coding sequence ATGACTTTACAAGAAAAAATTATTGCTGAATTAGGTGTTAAACCAAGTATTGATGCTAAAGAAGAAATCCGTGTCTCTGTTGATTTCTTGAAAGATTACATGAAAAAACATTCTTTCTTGAAATCTTATGTGCTTGGTATTTCTGGTGGTCAAGATTCTAGCTTGGCAGGACGTTTGGCACAAATCGCTATGGAAGAATTGCGTGCTGAAACTGGTGATGACAGCTATAAATTCATCGCAGTTCGTTTGCCATACGGTGTTCAAGCTGACGAAGAAGATGCACAACGTGCGCTTAAATTCATCAAACCAGATGTTAGCATTGCTGTAAATATCAAAGAAGCTGTTGATGGACAAGTTCATGAACTTGAAAAAGCTGGTATTGACGTTTCTGACTTTAACAAAGGGAACATCAAAGCTCGTCAACGTATGATTACTCAATACGCTGTAGCAGGTGCAAATAGCGGTGCTGTTATCGGTACTGACCACGCTGCAGAAAACATCACTGGATTCTTTACAAAATTTGGTGATGGTGGTGCTGACGTGATTCCACTTTATCGCCTTAACAAACGTCAAGGTAAACAATTATTGGCAGAGCTTGGTGCTGACCCAGCTATCTACGAAAAAATTCCAACAGCTGATTTGGAAGAAAATCGTCCAGGTATTGCTGATGAAGTGGCACTAGGCGTTACTTACAACGATATCGATGATTATCTTGAAGGTAAAACAGTTTCAGCAGAAGCACAAGCTAAAATCGAAAACTGGTGGAATAAAACAGAACACAAACGTCACTTGCCAATTACAGTATTTGACGATTTTTGGAAATAA
- a CDS encoding amino acid ABC transporter permease, translated as MSFIILTTGLSWYAKLVEKIPEGQLFSWRAVFDAIPDLLGHLPTTLGLTLAGAFFGLILALVFAIVKINRPKVLYPIQAVFVSFLRGTPILVQLMLTYYGIPLFLKFLKLKYGFDWNINAIPASVFAVTAFAFNEAAYTSETIRAAIQAVNVGEIEAARSLGMTSFQVYRRVIIPNSAVIATPTLINSLIGLTKGTSLAFNAGIVEMFAQAQILGGSDYRYFERYISVALVYWIISIIIEQIGRLIEKKMAIDTPKISQDTITGDIR; from the coding sequence ATGTCTTTTATAATACTTACAACTGGCTTATCTTGGTATGCTAAGTTAGTTGAAAAAATACCTGAAGGTCAGCTCTTTAGCTGGCGTGCGGTTTTTGATGCCATTCCTGATTTGCTGGGACATTTGCCGACAACTCTTGGATTGACTTTAGCAGGTGCTTTCTTTGGTTTGATTTTAGCATTAGTCTTTGCTATTGTGAAAATCAATCGTCCTAAAGTTTTGTATCCTATTCAAGCTGTTTTTGTCAGTTTTTTACGTGGAACACCGATTTTGGTTCAGTTGATGCTGACTTATTACGGCATTCCACTCTTTTTAAAATTTCTTAAACTAAAATACGGATTTGACTGGAATATTAATGCCATTCCTGCATCGGTCTTTGCTGTGACAGCTTTTGCTTTTAATGAAGCTGCCTACACTAGCGAGACCATTCGTGCGGCCATTCAAGCTGTAAATGTTGGTGAAATCGAAGCTGCGCGTAGTCTTGGAATGACTTCGTTTCAAGTTTATCGCCGTGTGATTATTCCAAATTCTGCAGTGATTGCCACACCAACTTTGATTAATAGTTTAATTGGCTTAACTAAAGGAACATCACTAGCCTTTAATGCTGGAATTGTTGAAATGTTTGCGCAGGCGCAGATTTTGGGTGGGTCAGATTATCGTTACTTTGAACGATATATTTCGGTCGCTCTGGTTTACTGGATTATCAGTATTATTATCGAACAAATTGGGCGTTTAATTGAGAAAAAAATGGCTATTGATACTCCAAAAATAAGCCAAGATACGATAACAGGAGACATTCGCTAA
- a CDS encoding amino acid ABC transporter ATP-binding protein — MIKITKLTKAFSGQKVLDGLDVAIKKGEVLALVGASGAGKSTFLRSLNYLEQADYGSIAIDDFKVDFQNITKEEVLELRRKLAMVFQQFNLFERRTALENVKEGLKIVKKLSDVEATKIAKEELAKVGLSDRENHYPRHLSGGQKQRVALARALAMKPDVLLLDEPTSALDPELVGEVEKSIADAAKAGQTMILVSHDMNFVYQVADKVLFLDKGRILEAGRPEEIFKHPKEARTKEFFANYTKTYI, encoded by the coding sequence ATGATTAAGATTACAAAATTAACAAAAGCATTCTCTGGTCAGAAGGTTTTAGATGGTTTAGATGTGGCTATTAAAAAGGGTGAAGTTTTAGCTCTTGTCGGGGCATCTGGAGCGGGAAAATCAACATTTTTACGTAGCTTAAATTATTTGGAACAAGCGGATTATGGTAGCATTGCTATCGATGATTTCAAAGTTGATTTTCAAAACATCACCAAAGAAGAAGTGCTTGAACTCCGTCGAAAACTGGCCATGGTTTTTCAGCAATTTAACCTTTTTGAACGCCGTACCGCACTTGAAAATGTCAAAGAAGGCTTAAAGATTGTCAAAAAACTATCAGATGTAGAGGCGACTAAGATTGCTAAAGAAGAATTAGCTAAAGTTGGGTTGTCTGATCGTGAGAATCATTACCCAAGGCATTTATCTGGTGGGCAAAAGCAGCGCGTGGCTTTAGCGCGAGCTCTTGCCATGAAACCTGATGTTCTTCTTTTAGATGAACCCACTTCTGCCCTTGATCCAGAGTTGGTTGGAGAAGTGGAAAAATCAATTGCAGATGCTGCAAAAGCAGGACAAACCATGATTTTGGTGAGCCATGATATGAATTTTGTTTATCAAGTGGCTGATAAAGTTCTCTTTTTGGATAAGGGACGTATTCTTGAAGCTGGTCGACCAGAAGAGATTTTTAAACATCCTAAAGAAGCAAGAACTAAAGAATTCTTTGCAAATTATACAAAAACGTATATTTAA
- a CDS encoding nicotinate phosphoribosyltransferase, with protein sequence MYQDDSLTLHTDLYQINMMQVYFDKGIHNRKAVFEVFFRKEPFSNGYAVFAGLQRMVEYLKNLRFTETDIAYLEDLGYPADFIAYLKDFKLELTIRSAQEGDLVFANEPIVQVEGPLAQCQLVETALLNIVNFQTLIATKAARIRSVINDEPLLEFGSRRAQEMDAAIWGTRAAVIGGANATSNVRAGKMFDIPVSGTHAHALVQAYGDDYEAFMAYAGTHKDCVFLVDTYDTLRLGVPAAIRVANELGDKINFLGVRIDSGDMAYLSKKIREQLDAAGYPDAKIYASNDLDENTILNLKMQKAKIDVWGVGTKLITAYDQPALGAVYKIVSIEDENGVMQDTIKLSNNAEKVSTPGKKQVWRITSRERNKTEGDYITFTDTDVNQLDEVYMFHPTYTYINKTVKDFEAVPLLVDIFDKGELVYDLPTLAEIQDYARKEYDKLWDEYKRLLNPQDYPVDLSQEVWQNKMDLIDRIRKEAQQKGEVK encoded by the coding sequence ATGTATCAAGATGATAGTTTAACTCTCCACACAGATTTGTATCAAATTAATATGATGCAAGTTTATTTCGATAAAGGCATTCACAACCGTAAAGCGGTTTTTGAAGTCTTTTTCCGTAAAGAACCATTTTCAAATGGCTATGCTGTTTTTGCTGGTTTGCAACGTATGGTTGAATACCTTAAAAACCTTCGTTTTACAGAAACAGATATTGCTTACTTAGAAGATTTAGGTTATCCAGCTGATTTCATCGCTTATTTGAAAGATTTTAAATTAGAATTAACCATTCGTTCAGCTCAAGAAGGTGACCTTGTTTTCGCTAATGAACCAATCGTCCAAGTGGAAGGACCTTTGGCACAATGTCAATTGGTTGAAACAGCTTTGCTTAACATCGTAAACTTCCAAACATTGATTGCCACAAAAGCTGCTCGTATCCGTTCAGTTATTAATGATGAACCATTGCTAGAATTTGGTAGCCGTCGTGCTCAAGAAATGGATGCAGCAATTTGGGGAACACGTGCTGCTGTAATCGGTGGTGCTAATGCCACATCAAATGTTCGTGCTGGTAAAATGTTTGATATTCCAGTGTCAGGAACACATGCACATGCTCTTGTTCAAGCTTACGGTGATGACTATGAAGCCTTCATGGCTTACGCAGGCACTCACAAAGATTGCGTCTTTTTGGTTGATACTTATGATACACTTCGTTTGGGTGTTCCAGCAGCTATTCGTGTAGCCAATGAACTTGGTGACAAGATTAACTTTCTTGGAGTTCGTATTGACTCTGGTGATATGGCTTACTTGTCTAAAAAAATCCGCGAACAATTGGATGCTGCAGGTTACCCAGATGCTAAAATTTACGCTTCAAATGATTTGGATGAAAATACCATTCTTAACCTTAAAATGCAAAAAGCCAAAATTGACGTTTGGGGTGTTGGTACAAAACTTATCACAGCTTATGACCAACCAGCTCTTGGTGCTGTTTACAAAATTGTCTCAATCGAAGATGAAAACGGTGTAATGCAAGACACTATCAAATTGTCTAACAACGCTGAAAAAGTGTCTACACCAGGTAAAAAACAAGTTTGGCGCATCACAAGTCGCGAAAGAAATAAAACAGAAGGTGACTACATCACTTTCACTGATACAGATGTTAACCAACTTGATGAAGTTTACATGTTCCACCCAACATACACTTACATCAATAAAACAGTAAAAGATTTTGAAGCTGTTCCTCTCCTTGTTGATATCTTTGATAAAGGTGAATTGGTTTACGATTTGCCAACACTTGCTGAAATCCAAGATTATGCTCGCAAAGAATACGACAAACTTTGGGACGAATACAAACGTCTACTTAACCCACAAGATTATCCAGTTGACTTGTCACAAGAAGTTTGGCAAAACAAAATGGATCTTATCGACCGTATTCGCAAAGAAGCTCAACAAAAAGGAGAAGTTAAGTAA
- the gpsB gene encoding cell division regulator GpsB — MASIIFSPKDIFEQEFKTSMRGYDKKEVDEFLDDVIKDYESYISQLQELRAENEKLKQELAAKPKAAPATSYVAPQAEHARVAQTATNFDILKRISRLEKEVFGKQITE, encoded by the coding sequence ATGGCAAGTATTATTTTTAGTCCTAAGGACATTTTTGAACAAGAATTCAAAACCAGCATGCGTGGTTATGATAAAAAAGAAGTAGACGAGTTCCTTGATGATGTTATCAAAGATTATGAATCTTATATTTCTCAACTTCAAGAACTACGTGCTGAAAATGAAAAATTAAAACAAGAATTGGCTGCTAAACCAAAAGCAGCACCAGCAACTTCTTATGTTGCTCCACAGGCTGAGCACGCACGTGTTGCTCAAACTGCAACAAACTTCGATATTTTGAAACGTATTAGTCGTTTGGAAAAAGAAGTTTTTGGTAAACAAATCACTGAATAA
- a CDS encoding DUF1273 domain-containing protein: MTAILVTGYKSFELGIFQEKDQRIEIIKKAIRHDLIRYFDEGVDWLIFMGNLGFEYWALQVAKELQEEYDFSIATIFTFENHGHNWNEANQVKLSEFKQVDFVKYSYKEYENPSQFRAYNQFLVDNTDGAYLFYDPENETNLKYLVEVMREKGNYPIQYLTFDRLNEFLEDW; this comes from the coding sequence ATGACTGCAATTCTCGTCACGGGCTATAAGAGTTTTGAACTTGGTATTTTTCAAGAAAAAGACCAACGAATCGAGATTATCAAGAAGGCGATTAGGCATGATTTGATTCGTTATTTTGATGAAGGAGTTGATTGGTTAATCTTTATGGGAAACCTTGGATTTGAATATTGGGCATTACAGGTTGCAAAAGAGCTCCAAGAGGAGTATGATTTTAGTATTGCTACTATTTTCACTTTTGAAAATCATGGTCATAATTGGAACGAAGCCAATCAAGTCAAATTGAGTGAGTTCAAACAGGTGGATTTTGTGAAGTATTCCTATAAAGAGTATGAAAATCCAAGTCAGTTTAGAGCGTACAATCAATTTTTAGTAGATAATACAGACGGTGCTTACCTTTTTTATGATCCAGAAAATGAAACAAATCTGAAATATCTGGTAGAAGTCATGCGAGAAAAAGGTAACTATCCTATCCAGTATTTAACCTTTGATCGCCTTAATGAATTCCTTGAAGATTGGTAA
- the pepC gene encoding aminopeptidase C, whose translation MSELSSTFTDKLFADFQADSKLRAVENAVTHNGLLKSLETRQSEMENDHAFSIDLTKDKVANQKASGRCWMFAALNTFRHKMISDLNLENFELSQAHTFFWDKYEKSNWFLEQVIATADQELGSRKVKFLLDVPQQDGGQWDMVVALFEKYGVVPKAAYPESISSSNSRELNQYLNKLLRQDAQILREAIAAGADDKAVQAKKEELLQEVFNFLAINLGLPPRTFDFAYRDKDNNYHSDKNITPQEFFKKYVGLDLSEYVSVINAPTADKPYGKSYTVEMLGNVVGSRDVRYINLDMERFKELAIAQMQAGETVWFGSDVGQISDRQKGIMATNVYDFETAMDINFTQDKAGRLDYSESLMTHAMVLTGVDLDENGKSLKWKVENSWGEKVGNKGYFVASDAWMDEFTYQIVVRKEFLTAEERAAYEAEPIVLAPWDPMGALASK comes from the coding sequence ATGTCAGAATTATCATCAACATTTACTGATAAGCTATTTGCTGATTTTCAAGCTGATAGCAAATTGCGTGCTGTTGAAAATGCTGTAACTCACAATGGGTTGTTAAAATCTCTTGAAACACGTCAAAGTGAAATGGAAAACGACCACGCTTTTTCAATTGATTTAACAAAAGATAAAGTTGCTAACCAAAAAGCTTCAGGTCGTTGCTGGATGTTTGCAGCTCTTAATACTTTCCGTCATAAAATGATCTCAGACCTTAACTTGGAAAACTTCGAACTTTCTCAAGCTCACACATTCTTCTGGGACAAATACGAAAAATCAAACTGGTTCTTAGAACAAGTTATTGCAACTGCTGACCAAGAACTTGGTAGCCGTAAAGTAAAATTCTTACTTGATGTGCCACAACAAGATGGTGGTCAATGGGATATGGTTGTTGCTCTTTTTGAAAAATACGGTGTTGTGCCCAAAGCTGCTTACCCAGAATCAATTTCATCAAGCAATAGCCGTGAATTGAACCAATACCTTAACAAACTATTGCGTCAAGATGCTCAAATTTTGCGTGAAGCTATTGCAGCAGGTGCAGATGACAAAGCTGTTCAAGCTAAAAAAGAAGAACTTCTTCAAGAAGTCTTCAATTTCTTAGCTATTAACCTTGGCTTGCCACCACGTACATTTGATTTTGCTTACCGTGATAAAGACAATAACTATCATTCAGATAAAAATATCACACCACAAGAATTCTTCAAAAAATACGTTGGTTTAGATCTTTCTGAATACGTATCAGTTATCAATGCCCCAACAGCTGACAAACCTTATGGTAAATCATACACTGTTGAAATGCTTGGTAACGTGGTTGGTAGCCGTGACGTTCGTTACATCAACCTTGATATGGAACGTTTCAAAGAATTGGCTATCGCACAAATGCAAGCTGGTGAAACTGTTTGGTTTGGTTCTGATGTTGGCCAAATTTCAGACCGCCAAAAAGGTATCATGGCAACAAATGTTTACGATTTTGAAACAGCTATGGATATCAACTTCACACAAGATAAAGCAGGTCGTCTTGATTACAGCGAAAGCTTGATGACACACGCTATGGTTCTTACAGGTGTTGATTTGGACGAAAATGGCAAATCTCTTAAATGGAAAGTTGAAAATTCATGGGGAGAAAAAGTTGGTAACAAAGGTTACTTTGTTGCTTCTGATGCTTGGATGGATGAATTCACTTACCAAATCGTGGTACGTAAAGAATTCTTGACAGCAGAAGAACGAGCTGCTTATGAAGCTGAACCAATCGTTCTTGCACCTTGGGATCCAATGGGAGCTCTTGCAAGCAAATAA